One part of the Uloborus diversus isolate 005 unplaced genomic scaffold, Udiv.v.3.1 scaffold_329, whole genome shotgun sequence genome encodes these proteins:
- the LOC129233314 gene encoding zinc finger protein 239-like → MGMNVEDKSYSCEYCKKTFRYISCWKVHLRTHTGEKPYSCEVCAKSFSQSGDLKVHLRIHTKERPYTCEICKKTFSVSGSLKDHLRTHTKEKPFSCQICKKSFSQSGSLRNHLRTRTKEKPYSCELCKKSFSVSGRLKVHLRTHTKEKLYSCDICKKTFSESGNLKVHLRTHTKEKPYSCEICKKTFVQSGNLRTHFRTHTKEKPYSCEICKKSFSESGNLKVHLRTHTKEKLYSCEVCKKT, encoded by the coding sequence ATGGGAATGAACGTAGAAGACAAGTCATATTCCtgtgaatattgtaaaaagacatttagGTACATTTCATGTTGGAAAgtacatttgaggacacatactggagaaaaaccgtattcttgtgaagtTTGTgcaaagtcattttctcagagtggagACTTGAAAGTCCATTTGAGAATACATACAAAAGAAAGACCATAtacttgtgaaatttgtaaaaagacattttccgtgagtggaagtttgaaagatcatttgaggacacatacaaaagaaaaaccattttcttgtcaaatttgtaaaaagtcattttctcagagtggaagTCTAAGGAACCATTTGAGAACAcgtactaaagaaaaaccatattcttgtgaactTTGCAAAAAGTCATTTTCTGTGAGTGGAAGAttgaaagttcatttgaggacacatacaaaggAAAAACTATATTCTTGTGatatttgtaaaaagacattttctgagagtggaaatttgaaagttcatttgaggacacatacaaaggaaaaaccatattcttgtgaaatttgcaaaaagaCATTTGTTCAGAGTGGAAATCTAAGGACCCATTtcaggacacatactaaagaaaagccatactcttgtgaaatttgtaaaaagtcattttctgagagtggaaatttgaaagttcatttgaggacacatacaaaggAAAAACTATATTCTTGTGAagtttgtaaaaagaca
- the LOC129233315 gene encoding zinc finger protein 239-like yields the protein HTQEKPYSCEICKKTFSESGNLKVHLRTHTKEKPYSCEICKKTFVQSGNLRTHFRTHTKEKPYSCEICKKSFSESGNLKVHLRTHTKEKPYSCEICKKSFFRSGHFKIHLRTHTKEKPYSCEVCAKSFSQSGDLKIHLRIHTKERPYTCEICKK from the coding sequence catacacaggaaaaaccatattcttgtgaaatttgtaaaaagacattttctgagagtggaaatttaaaagttcatttgaggacacatacaaaggaaaaaccatattcttgtgaaatttgcaaaaagaCATTTGTTCAGAGTGGAAATCTAAGGACCCATTtcaggacacatactaaagaaaagccatactcttgtgaaatttgtaaaaagtcattttctgagagtggaaatttaaaagttcatttgaggacacatacaaaggaaaaaccatattcttgtgaaatttgtaaaaagtcattttttcgaagtggacatttcaaaatccatttgaggacacacacaaaagaaaaaccgtattcttgtgaagtTTGTgcaaagtcattttctcagagtggagATTTGAAAATCCATTTGAGAATACATACAAAAGAAAGACCATAtacttgtgaaatttgtaaaaag